A DNA window from Anastrepha obliqua isolate idAnaObli1 chromosome 5, idAnaObli1_1.0, whole genome shotgun sequence contains the following coding sequences:
- the LOC129247974 gene encoding dynein regulatory complex subunit 3: MTESKKTENVKPLDEIIYPEIEPGIISKQMIDKAYLEDGKQGEEARLHQMEPVVYERISVLRLEFKNILRIDHLWIMPNLTKLSLNSNKIEVIEHIDMLTSLKELDLSFNYIERIENIKKLVNLEVLTLFRNMITKIENLDTLEKLVILSLGDNKIHSTEGIERFRFLKDLRVLNLEGNPVGKKPDFQMNLYVAAVLPSVKFYEYKTITEELRQKGKEKYYRELREIEANEEKEILARAAKAKEEYDEQRLASSFVEYLNEHQLYESLWKGDEDGHALLQIGQAATDLADEYDNDIYDVTQEIYKYGLERYEERELEINEFKENLEEGQKLIQQMGQDVIEGFLHHKDRVFDRASAILKALELRTVRGEDEESPESLELLEQFDKITMQFDDTINEIWQQLMSQELHLHESIEESTVNFQRRIQEMMAKFVEQVQTYFGQLRDIAIHFSENMAEVATHYVNTKLALQDFDDVPPELLHCMEDREAVLNLIAGMKDSHIQRIDEREDRLMVRSRDFIENMIDELNNDELERNRAKILEINSFLELMAESLASLQSEIRDEVMNEEA; the protein is encoded by the exons ATGACTGAGTCTAAGAAAACTGAAAACGTAAAACCTTTGGATGAAATAATTTATCCAGAAATCGAGCCTGGCATAATTAGCAAGCAAATGATTGACAAAGCTTATCTGGAGGATGGCAAACAAGGCGAAGAAGCACGCCTTCATCAAATGGAACCCGTGGTATATGAACGCATTTCCGTCTTAAGGTTGGAGTTTaaaa ATATCTTACGAATAGACCATCTCTGGATAATGCCAAATTTAACGAAACTCTCtctaaatagtaataaaatcgAGGTTATTGAACACATCGATATGTTGACTTCCCTAAAAGAACTCGATTTGAGTTTTAATTACATCGAacgtattgaaaatattaaaaaactcgtAAACCTCGAAGTATTAACACTTTTTAGAAATATGATTACGAAAATTGAAAACTTGGATACTTTGGAGAAATTGGTCATACTAAGTTTGGGCGACAACAAAATCCACTCCACTGAAGGG ATCGAAAGATTTCGCTTCTTGAAAGACCTCCGCGTACTGAATCTGGAAGGTAATCCTGTCGGAAAGAAACCCGATTTCCAAATGAATCTTTACGTTGCGGCCGTGCTGCCAAGTGTAAaattttacgaatataaaacaaTCACAGAAGAGTTGCGTCAAAAGGGCAAGGAAAAATATTA ccgCGAACTGCGGGAAATCGAAGCTAATGAAGAGAAGGAGATACTAGCGCGCGCTGCTAAGGCTAAGGAGGAATATGATGAGCAACGCTTGGCTTCCAGCTTTGTAGAATACCTCAACGAGCATCAACTGTATGAATCTTTGTGGAAAGGAGACGAAGATGGACATGCATTGCTACAGATTGGTCAGGCAGCTACTGATCTGGCCGACGAATATGACAACGATATCTATGATGTGACTCAAGAGATATATAAATATGGTTTGGAACGCTATGAGGAACGTGAATTagaaataaatgagtttaaagaaaatttggaaGAAGGTCAGAAGTTGATACAACAAATGGGCCAAGATGTTATCGAGGGCTTTCTACACCATAAAGATCGAGTTTTTGATCGGGCATCAGCTATACTAAAAGCACTAGAACTACGAACCGTTCGTGGAGAGGACGAAGAATCCCCCGAGAGTTTAGAATTATTGGAACAATTCGATAAAATTACAATGCAATTCGATGATACCATCAATGAAATATGGCAGCAGTTAATGAGTCAAGAACTGCACTTACATGAAAGCATTGAG GAGTCTACAGTGAATTTTCAACGTCGCATAcaagaaatgatggcaaaaTTTGTGGAGcaggtgcaaacatatttcggGCAACTACGTGATATTGCCAttcatttttctgaaaatatggcCGAGGTAGCCACTCACTACGTCAACACCAAATTAGCGCTGCAAGATTTTGATGATGTGCCACCAGAATTATTGCATTGCATGGAAGATCGTGAGGCTGTACTAAATTTAATAGCTGGCATGAAAGATTCACACATACAACGTATTGATGAGCGAGAGGATCGACTGATGGTACGAAGCAGAGACTTCATAGAAAACATGATCGATGAACTGAACAA TGATGAATTGGAGCGCAATAGAGCTAAAATTCTCGAAATTAACTCTTTTCTCGAACTGATGGCTGAATCTTTGGCATCATTGCAGAGTGAGATCCGTGATGAAGTAATGAATGAAGAAGCGTAA
- the LOC129247973 gene encoding enoyl-CoA delta isomerase 1, mitochondrial-like produces MYILRTARFFASTSAPRQSWAFLRSMSSVDAQYTKLEVNEKTGIATLTLNRPPVNSLNLEMLTDIRNAILDAENNKCKGLILTSSSNSVFCAGLDIMEMYQPKEERLKSFWTALQSTWMTLYGSKIPTAAAINGHSPAGGCLLATSCEYRVMLPKFTIGLNETRLGIMAPKWFMASFLNVLPRRVAELALTQGKMFTTVEAQEAGLIDDVANTKEEALAKCEEFIASFKQVNPYARALTKQQFRVKELQELEEQREQDLQAFIAIITQPATQKGLGLYLESLKKKSK; encoded by the exons ATGTATATCCTCCGTACAGCGCGATTTTTTGCTTCCACATCAGCTCCAAGACAATCTTGGGCGTTTTTACGATCTATGTCCTCAGTTGATGCCCAGTACACCAAACTGGAAGTAAACGAGAAAACTGGCATTGCTACATTGACTTTGAACCGGCCGCCGGTGAACAGCCTAAATTTGGAAATGCTGACAGACATACGCAACGCTATACTAGATGCCGAAAACAATAAATGCAAGGGCCTCATACTGACATCT TCATCAAATAGTGTATTTTGTGCCGGACTGGATATCATGGAAATGTACCAGCCTAAAGAAGAGCGTCTGAAAAGTTTCTGGACAGCGCTGCAAAGCACATGGATGACGTTATATGGCTCAAAAATACCAACTGCTGCTGCAATCAAT GGTCATTCACCGGCAGGAGGATGTCTGCTGGCAACATCTTGCGAATATCGTGTTATGTTGCCCAAATTCACGATCGGTTTGAACGAAACTCGTCTGGGCATAATGGCACCTAAATGGTTTATGGCTTCGTTTCTTAATGTACTTCCGCGCCGTGTCGCCGAATTGGCGCTGACACAAGGTAAAATGTTCACTACTGTTGAGGCTCAAGAGGCAGGCCTAATTGATGATGTTGCCAATACAAAGGAAGAAGCTCTGGCTAAATGTGAAGAGTTTATCGCTTCGTTCAAGCAAGTTAATCCATATGCCCGTGCCTTGACCAAACAACAGTTTCGAGTCAAAGAATTGCAGGAGCTCGAAGAACAACGTGAACAAGACTTGCAGGCATTTATCGCCATTATCACTCAGCCGGCTACGCAAAAAGGGCTGGGATTGTATTTGGAAAGTTTGAAGAAGAAATCGAAATAG
- the LOC129248514 gene encoding translocon-associated protein subunit gamma, whose translation MGSGKQQKVQSSGFTKEEELLLQDFSRNVSTKSSAIFYGNAFIVSAIPTWLFWRVHNMDLLSSAFFFLLLTGASTYLMAMAYRNIKFQLKHKIASRREDAVTREINRQIGDDKKITRKEKDERILWKKNEVADYEATTFSIFYNNALFLAIIIFISFFLLKNSTPLVNYIFSIGLASGALALFSTSTQTN comes from the exons ATGGGATCAGGAAAGCAACAGAAAGTGCAATCGTCTGGATTCACCAAGGAAGAAGAGTTGCTACTGCAAGATTTCAGCCGTAATGTAAGCACAAAATCTTCCGCAATATTCTATGGCAATGCTTTCATCGTATCGGCGATACCTACTT GGCTCTTCTGGCGTGTGCACAATATGGATTTGCTGTCAAGTGCATTTTTCTTTCTGCTACTAACCGGCGCTAGCACTTACCTAATGGCAATGGCCTATCGCAACATCAAATTCCAATTGAAACATAAAATCGCTAGTCGTCGCGAAGACGCAGTAACACGCGAAATCAACCGTCAAATTGGTGATGATAAAAAAATCACACGCAAGGAGAAAGATGAGCGCATCTTATGGAAGAAAAATGAAGTTGCAGACTATGAAGCCACTACATTCTCAATCTTCTATAATAATGCGCTTTTCTTGGCCATCATCATCTTCATTAGCTTTTTCCTGCTGAAAAACTCAACGCCTCTGGTTAATTACATTTTCTCAATTGGCTTAGCCAGTGGCGCTTTAGCGCTATTCTCCACTAGCACTCAAACAAATTAA
- the LOC129248735 gene encoding uncharacterized protein LOC129248735 → MAAHILTVLFLLISFSQVSLILTAASETSQKQQNTSLSITEDYKTLRNDAQWFFQNVEVIADILVHILPEIDTEGSRSLQSTTEDVSFVENTRLTLLIGLRHVLVGVKEISVAFQSHLSGDHELQLLQIQTVALLFQDVISFAKYWLSMLRNSVSELFRIYNYYIPEMLLGKCFVKYITTTYPDSSFYQYPFILIREVIDFGLFYLRKLQIYERVKETPPPPAIEANDEQNEIWTNEILNKYSRSLGFVKNYDAQKTSLKSSKHPLQKCFEMYAAESILKLVKIFFIGD, encoded by the exons ATGGCGGCGCACATTCTTACAGttctatttttactaatatctTTTTCTCAAGTGTCGCTAATCCTAACCGCTGCAAGCGAGACAagtcaaaaacaacaaaatacaagtttgag CATAACTGAAGACTATAAAACACTTCGCAACGATGCTCAGTGGTTTTTTCAAAACGTTGAAGTTATCGCCGATATACTGGTACATATATTACCTGAAATTGATACAGAAGGTAGCAGATCCTTGCAATCTACAACTGAGGATGT CTCCTTCGTCGAAAACACGCGTCTTACATTGCTCATTGGGCTGCGTCATGTGCTGGTAGGCGTTAAGGAAATCTCAGTCGCCTTTCAAAGTCACTTATCAGGTGATCACGAGCTGCAACTGCTACAAAT ACAAACCGTCGCACTGCTGTTTCAGGATGTTATTAGTTTTGCTAAATATTGGCTTTCAATGCTGCGCAATAGTGTTTCCGAATTGTTTCGCATTTACAACTACTATATACCCGAAATGCTCCTTGGCAAATGTTTTGTCAAATACATCACAACTACATATCCAGACAGCAGCTTTTACCAGTATCCCTTTATACTAATCAGAGAAGTTATCGACTTCGGGCTATTTTACTTACGTAAATTGCAAATATATGAGCGAGTAAAGGAAACGCCACCACCTCCAGCAATAGAAGCAAACGATGAACAAAACGAAATTTGgacaaatgaaatattaaataaatattcaagaaGTCTTGGTTTTGTTAAGAATTACGATGCACAAAAAACAAGCTTGAAGAGCAGTAAACATCCATTGCAGAAATGCTTCGAAATGTACGCAGCGGAGAGCATTTTGAAactggtgaaaatattttttataggagATTAA